One genomic segment of Aquipluma nitroreducens includes these proteins:
- the nqrC gene encoding NADH:ubiquinone reductase (Na(+)-transporting) subunit C — MKNFSNTYIFIFSTVMVVLVALLLSMAAMQLKPFQDKNIEVEKKQNILASLRIESTTKNAVDLYAKYITDSYVINNKGEKQDGVVAFDVDLKTELEKAASQRLLPVFVGTLDDQSKAYSLPVRGKGLWGPIWGYVSVKPDMNTIYGVTYDHQGETPGLGAEIATKGFQEPFMGKTLFKDSTDFVSIQVEKGGAKKDDPHAVDAISGGTITSKGLQAMLDSCLVQYKTYFIKNRQ; from the coding sequence ATGAAGAACTTTAGTAATACTTATATTTTTATCTTTTCCACTGTAATGGTTGTTCTTGTAGCGTTGCTTCTCTCAATGGCAGCAATGCAATTGAAACCGTTTCAGGATAAAAACATTGAAGTGGAGAAGAAACAGAACATTCTGGCTTCCCTGCGAATCGAATCGACAACAAAAAATGCGGTTGATCTTTATGCCAAATACATTACCGACAGTTATGTGATCAACAATAAAGGAGAAAAGCAGGATGGAGTCGTGGCTTTTGATGTTGACTTGAAAACCGAGCTTGAAAAAGCTGCATCACAAAGATTGCTTCCGGTTTTCGTTGGCACGCTCGATGATCAATCCAAGGCCTATTCATTGCCGGTAAGAGGTAAAGGACTTTGGGGTCCGATTTGGGGTTACGTTTCTGTAAAACCAGACATGAACACGATATATGGCGTAACCTACGACCACCAGGGTGAAACTCCTGGTCTTGGCGCTGAAATCGCAACCAAAGGATTTCAGGAGCCATTCATGGGAAAAACACTTTTTAAAGATTCAACTGATTTTGTATCCATTCAGGTAGAAAAAGGCGGAGCTAAAAAAGATGATCCGCATGCTGTGGATGCTATTTCCGGAGGAACCATTACCTCGAAAGGACTACAGGCCATGCTTGATTCGTGCCTGGTTCAGTATAAAACATATTTCATTAAAAACCGTCAATAA
- a CDS encoding NADH:ubiquinone reductase (Na(+)-transporting) subunit B, which produces MKSLRNYIDKKKPLFSPGGKFAKLGSTFGAIETFLFTPNHTSQTGVHIHDAIDLKRTMTVVILALVPAMLFGSWNIGYQNGLAFGIERGIIDNFIFGFLKLIPLLVVSYGVGLGIEFIAAQIRGHEVNEGYLVTGILIPLIMPVNIPLWMLALAVAFAVIFGKEIFGGTGYNIMNVALLARAFLFFAYPSQMSGDSVWIYDLPNKVPIDGFSGATPLAQIGQGAASKMASFHDMFMGFIPGSIGETSTIAVLIGAAILIFTGIGSWKIMLSVVLGTLSMGFLCNLLPLNAYMELPAYYHLVMGGFAFGAVFMATDPVTASHTEKGKWIYGFLIGVLVVLIRIFNPAYPEGMMLAILLMNVWSPLIDYFVVEGHIKRRLKRAKVKANA; this is translated from the coding sequence ATGAAATCACTCAGAAACTACATAGATAAAAAGAAACCGCTTTTCAGTCCCGGCGGTAAGTTTGCCAAACTCGGATCGACTTTTGGTGCAATCGAAACGTTCTTGTTCACACCCAATCACACTTCCCAAACGGGAGTCCACATTCACGATGCAATTGATCTAAAACGTACAATGACCGTAGTGATTCTGGCATTGGTTCCGGCGATGTTGTTCGGAAGCTGGAATATCGGCTACCAAAATGGACTTGCATTTGGTATTGAAAGAGGTATAATCGATAATTTCATCTTTGGATTCCTGAAATTAATTCCACTTCTGGTAGTTTCCTATGGAGTTGGACTGGGAATAGAATTTATTGCGGCTCAAATCCGTGGCCACGAGGTAAACGAAGGATATTTGGTAACAGGTATTCTGATTCCGTTGATCATGCCGGTAAACATTCCACTCTGGATGCTTGCCCTTGCAGTGGCTTTTGCAGTAATTTTTGGTAAAGAAATATTTGGAGGTACCGGCTATAACATCATGAATGTTGCCTTGCTTGCCCGTGCGTTTCTCTTCTTTGCCTATCCCTCACAAATGTCAGGCGATTCAGTATGGATTTATGATCTTCCAAACAAAGTACCTATTGATGGCTTTTCAGGAGCTACCCCACTTGCCCAAATCGGACAGGGAGCAGCGTCTAAAATGGCCTCCTTCCACGATATGTTTATGGGATTCATTCCCGGTTCGATTGGCGAAACTTCAACAATTGCCGTACTTATTGGTGCTGCAATCCTAATTTTCACCGGTATCGGAAGTTGGAAAATTATGCTTTCGGTTGTACTCGGAACACTTAGTATGGGATTTCTATGCAACTTGCTGCCATTAAATGCTTACATGGAACTTCCGGCTTACTATCACTTAGTTATGGGTGGCTTTGCTTTTGGTGCAGTTTTTATGGCTACCGATCCGGTTACTGCATCGCATACCGAAAAAGGGAAATGGATTTACGGTTTTTTGATCGGGGTGTTAGTCGTCCTGATTCGAATATTCAATCCGGCTTATCCTGAAGGAATGATGCTTGCCATTCTGCTGATGAATGTTTGGTCTCCGCTGATCGATTATTTCGTTGTTGAAGGGCATATTAAACGCCGGTTAAAAAGAGCCAAAGTGAAAGCAAACGCATAA
- a CDS encoding Na(+)-translocating NADH-quinone reductase subunit A: protein MSKVINLKRGLNIRLKGDAEKVLGTHVAAVKVAIKPTDFPGLMPKILVKAGQLVKAGEPLFFDKSNPEILFTSPVSGEALAINRGERRKVLEIVVNADGKNDCVEFVKADPLKLSREEIKEQLKASGMWPFLKQRPYGTVARPDSSPLHIFISGFDSAPLAPDYEFILEGQTSAFQTGINALSKLTDGKIQIGIRPDQANGFFSGIKNIVINQFSGPHPAGNVGIQIHHVCPINKGDLIWTINPQEVLYIGRLFETGKVDFSKIIALTGSEVTAPKYIKVVHGICLSEILKKATRQEVKERYISGNVLTGKRTETDDYLGFYDQQITVIPEGDYFEFLGWAMPRLNKFSISRSYFSWLTPKKVYKADTNLNGEERAYVVTGQYEKVLPMDILPVFLLKAIIANDIDKMEQLGIYEVIEEDLALCEYVCTSKIEVQRILRDGISVMIKELGN from the coding sequence ATGTCAAAGGTTATCAATTTAAAGCGTGGATTAAACATTCGTTTGAAAGGGGATGCCGAAAAAGTTTTGGGGACTCATGTCGCAGCAGTCAAGGTTGCTATTAAGCCAACTGACTTCCCCGGACTCATGCCAAAAATACTGGTAAAGGCCGGACAGCTCGTAAAAGCTGGCGAGCCTTTATTTTTTGACAAATCCAATCCGGAAATTTTATTTACTTCTCCTGTTAGTGGGGAAGCTTTAGCAATCAACAGGGGCGAACGAAGAAAAGTACTCGAAATTGTCGTCAACGCAGATGGGAAAAACGATTGTGTTGAGTTTGTAAAGGCCGATCCGTTGAAGCTTTCGCGAGAGGAAATCAAAGAGCAATTAAAAGCTAGTGGGATGTGGCCCTTTTTGAAACAACGTCCATATGGAACTGTTGCCAGACCGGACAGCTCGCCGCTTCATATTTTCATCTCAGGATTCGATTCAGCTCCACTTGCCCCTGATTACGAATTCATTCTGGAAGGCCAGACATCAGCTTTTCAAACTGGGATTAATGCACTCTCCAAACTAACCGATGGTAAAATTCAAATCGGGATTCGTCCTGATCAAGCGAACGGTTTCTTTTCGGGCATCAAAAACATTGTGATCAACCAGTTCTCCGGGCCGCATCCGGCAGGAAATGTAGGTATTCAAATCCATCATGTTTGTCCGATTAACAAGGGCGATCTGATTTGGACCATTAATCCGCAGGAAGTTCTGTATATCGGTCGGTTGTTTGAAACAGGGAAGGTCGATTTCTCGAAAATCATTGCACTTACGGGTTCCGAAGTTACTGCTCCAAAATACATTAAAGTTGTTCATGGAATTTGCCTTTCGGAAATATTGAAAAAGGCCACCAGGCAGGAAGTTAAAGAACGGTATATTTCGGGCAATGTACTGACTGGCAAAAGAACTGAAACTGATGATTATCTTGGATTTTACGACCAGCAAATAACTGTCATTCCCGAAGGTGATTACTTTGAATTTTTAGGTTGGGCAATGCCTCGATTAAATAAATTCAGTATTTCACGATCGTACTTTTCGTGGTTGACTCCAAAAAAGGTTTACAAAGCCGACACGAACCTGAACGGAGAAGAACGGGCATATGTTGTTACCGGTCAATACGAGAAAGTTCTCCCGATGGATATTCTTCCTGTATTTCTATTGAAAGCCATTATTGCCAACGACATTGACAAAATGGAGCAATTGGGCATTTATGAAGTTATTGAAGAAGACCTTGCGTTATGCGAATATGTTTGCACTTCAAAAATCGAAGTTCAGCGGATTTTGCGTGATGGAATAAGCGTAATGATTAAAGAACTGGGTAATTAA